Proteins encoded by one window of Esox lucius isolate fEsoLuc1 chromosome 4, fEsoLuc1.pri, whole genome shotgun sequence:
- the LOC105025202 gene encoding nucleolar protein dao-5 isoform X4 has translation MPSNKNYSSNQQLNRLIYLHLKENGFLKAAEELKKHVKKDKASEALPNSLLDIYNKWFEDASKSTKTSPEPDSSKLKKASQTDTKSSTGSSISEEEETTRFKASQAPKILSPEKSKAVVQSAPGEIPTVEESSGYSEDSGTEETLPQKTHLTPQHNHDSAAKVKALSEVVPSFPNRKVAESSDTANSSESDDESQSLLPQNTTSTTRLNPAKPTAVATPTKSKSSTNETLSNRSSESEVETAVKTLTTPGKQHTAKSSPAATTATTPKVPSAMPQKATSTAKKKAPLATPVKPVIAPTPNKTPASKDSVDSSDSSSDSEDEGPAAKKAATPAKTATLIKAAAVATPTKATATAAVTAKTTTPESSSDSSGSTDSEEESPQATTPKVPSAMPQKATSTAKKKAPLATPVKPVIAPTPNKTPASKDSVDSSDSSSDSEDEGPAAKTVVTPAKTAKQTKAVSVATPTKATATAAVTAKTTTPESSSDSSGSTDSEEESPQATTPKVPSAMPQKATSTAKKKAPLATPVKPVIAPTPNKTPASKDSVDSSDSSSDSEDEGPAAKTVVTPAKTAKQTKAVSVATPTKATATAAVTAKTTTPESSSDSSGSTDSEEESPQATTPKVPSAMPQKATSTAKKKAPLATPVKPVIAPTPNKTPASKDSVDSSDSSSDSEDEGPAAKTFATQDKTSMLTKAATVATPTKATPTATVAAKTTTPESSSDSSGSTDSEEESPAVKTVATPAKPAKQTKTATVATPSKTKATAPVTAKTTTPESSSDSSGSTDSEEESPAVTTATTPKVPSAMPQKATSTAKKKAPLATPVKPVIAPTPNKTPASKDSVDSSDSSSDSEDEGPAASPTAKRRSSPCENLSADKTPAATAHSAATPKGKKVTSKDKKATLTKKAQALTPSAKRKRGKEKPEDTTIKSKKRKLSHTQPETVIRADMPLTLSISPTGEDESSSDSDLDVEKWKRLALQLSDTDIAKMDAITALKTVPSPTSPAKKIGVLKKPRAKAALKTPKPRASPAKQVNTTKEKEGGIEQNGKTKTQPKPRKAKSSRAVKDTPPMASAQLMFPIGQADDNNNTADLTTIELQPSLSMPGTPTPSGKKKGKRKNENVHLDISLESKKTKKEADEEKAGKKKKAKENNKSKSKVKKAETTKENGVEKSKKEIKSKLETISTESKVKKKTEKKKKKPEKICKDNEMEKELKIKKPEEVSKENENEVEKKRKKKKKKKTDETNETEKELEKHKKKEKTKVNSFDQDLPPPSTTVVPHLQTEKKKKKLKLSEKTAVSEILVSPVQDLPVQDPPAPTETLSKKKKK, from the exons ATGCCTTCAAATAAGAACTATAGTTCAAATCAACAACTGAATCGTTTGATCTACCTGCATTTAAAAGAGAACGGATTCCTAAAAGCTGCAGAAGAACTGAAGAAACATGTGAAGAAG GACAAGGCATCGGAAGCTTTGCCAAATTCACTACTGGACATCTACAATAAATGGTTTGAAGA TGCGTCCAAGAGCACAAAGACGAGCCCAGAACCGGATTCATCTAAATTAAAAAAGGCCAGCCAAACAGACACCAAAAGCAGCACAGGTAGCTCGATTTCAGAAGAGGAAGAAACAACACGTTTTAAAG CCTCCCAGGCCCCAAAGATTTTGAGCCCAGAGAAGAGCAAGGCTGTGGTACAGAGTGCTCCTGGAGAGATCCCCACAGTGGAGGAGAGCTCAGGATATTCTGAAGACTCAGGAACTGAAGAGACACTGCCACAG AAAACCCATTTGACACCCCAACACAATCACGATTCCGCTGCAAAGGTCAAGGCCTTGTCTGAGGTCGTTCCGTCATTCCCGAACAGGAAAGTGGCAGAGAGCTCCGACACTGCCAACAGCTCAGAGAGTGACGATGAAAGCCAGAGTTTGCTTCCACAG AATACCACCTCAACAACAAGGCTCAACCCTGCCAAACCAACAGCTGTTGCCACTCCCACcaagtccaagtcaagcacCAATGAAACGCTTTCTAATCGTTCCTCAGAAAGTGAAGTGGAAACAGCGGTG AAAACATTGACGACACCAGGGAAACAACATACAGCAAAATCAAGTCCAGCTGCG ACAACAGCTACAACACCTAAAGTTCCATCAGCGATGCCACAGAAAGCAACATCAACAGCCAAGAAGAAAGCCCCCTTGGCTACTCCAGTTAAACCAGTGATTGCTCCTACTCCAAACAAGACTCCAGCTAGTAAGGATTCTGTTGATAGCAGTGATTCTTCATCCGACAGTGAAGACGAGGGACCAGCAGCG aaaaaagcTGCAACACCGGCTAAAACTGCTACGCTAATTAAAGCAGCGGCGGTTGCCACTCCAACCAAGGCCACGGCAACAGCCGCTgtcacagccaagacaacaacaCCAGAGTCTTCTAGTGACAGTAGTGGTTCTACAGACAGCGAAGAGGAAAGTCCACAGGCTACAACACCTAAAGTTCCATCAGCGATGCCACAGAAAGCAACATCAACAGCCAAGAAGAAAGCCCCCTTGGCTACTCCAGTTAAACCAGTGATTGCTCCTACTCCAAACAAGACTCCAGCTAGTAAGGATTCTGTTGATAGCAGTGATTCTTCATCCGACAGTGAAGACGAGGGACCAGCAGCG AAAACAGTTGTAACACCAGCTAAAACTGCAAAACAGACTAAAGCAGTGTCTGTTGCCACTCCAACCAAGGCCACGGCAACAGCCGCTgtcacagccaagacaacaacaCCAGAGTCTTCTAGTGACAGTAGTGGTTCTACAGACAGCGAAGAGGAAAGTCCCCAGGCTACAACACCTAAAGTTCCATCAGCGATGCCACAGAAAGCAACATCAACAGCCAAGAAGAAAGCCCCCTTGGCTACTCCAGTTAAACCAGTGATTGCTCCTACTCCAAACAAGACTCCAGCTAGTAAGGATTCTGTTGATAGCAGTGATTCTTCATCCGACAGTGAAGACGAGGGACCAGCAGCG AAAACAGTTGTAACACCAGCTAAAACTGCAAAACAGACTAAAGCAGTGTCTGTTGCCACTCCAACCAAGGCCACGGCAACAGCCGCTGTCACAGCCAAGACTACAACACCAGAGTCTTCTAGTGACAGTAGTGGTTCTACAGACAGCGAAGAGGAAAGTCCCCAGGCTACAACACCTAAAGTTCCATCAGCGATGCCACAGAAAGCAACATCAACAGCCAAGAAGAAAGCCCCCTTGGCTACTCCAGTTAAACCAGTGATTGCTCCTACTCCAAACAAGACTCCAGCTAGTAAGGATTCTGTTGATAGCAGTGATTCTTCATCCGACAGTGAAGACGAGGGACCAGCAGCG aaaacatttgcgACACAAGATAAAACCAGTATGCTAACTAAAGCAGCAACTGTTGCCACTCCAACCAAGGCCACGCCAACAGCCACTGTTGCAGCCAAGACAACAACACCAGAATCATCTAGTGACAGTAGTGGTTCTACAGACAGCGAAGAGGAAAGTCCAGCAGTG AAAACCGTTGCAACCCCAGCTAAACCTGCAAAACAGACTAAAACGGCGACTGTTGCCACTCCAAGCAAGACCAAGGCAACAGCCCCTGTCACAGCCAAGACTACAACACCAGAATCATCTAGTGACAGTAGTGGTTCTACAGACAGCGAAGAGGAAAGTCCAGCAGTG ACAACAGCTACAACACCTAAAGTTCCATCAGCGATGCCACAGAAAGCAACATCAACAGCCAAGAAGAAAGCCCCCTTGGCTACTCCAGTTAAACCAGTGATTGCTCCTACTCCAAACAAGACTCCAGCTAGTAAGGATTCTGTTGATAGCAGTGATTCTTCATCCGACAGTGAAGACGAGGGTCCTGCAGCA TCACCCACAGCTAAACGGAGGAGTAGCCCGTGTGAAAACCTCTCAGCTGACAAAACTCCAGCTGCTACAGCACATTCTGCTG CCACACCTAAAGGAAAGAAGGTGACTTCAAAAGACAAGAAAGCGACATTAACTAAAAAAGCACAG GCCTTAACCCCATCCGCCAAAAGGAAAAGGGGCAAAGAGAAACCAGAGGACACGACCATTAAGAGCAAAAAGAGGAAGCTCTCCCATACTCAGCCTGAGACTGTCATTAGGGCTGATATGCCTCTGACACTTTCTATTTCTCCTACTGGGGAAGATGAATCAAGCTCGGATTCGGATCTGGACGTGGAGAAGTGGAAGAGACTGGCACTGCAACTGTCAG ACACTGACATCGCCAAGATGGATGCCATCACAGCTCTGAAAACTGTACCTTCTCCCACCTCTCCAGCGAAGAAAATAGGAGTACTGAAGAAGCCCAGGGCTAAAGCTGCACTGAAGACACCGAAACCTAGGGCTAGTCCTGCTAAACAGGTCAACACCACAAAAGAGAAGGAAGGTGGGATTGAACAGAATGGGAAGACCAAGACACAACCAAAACCTAGGAAAGCCAAGTCTAGTAGAGCCGTGAAGGACACACCTCCCATGGCATCAGCCCAACTGATGTTCCCCATAGGCCAAGCAGATGACAATAATAATACAGCTGACCTAACGACTATAGAACTTCAACCGTCACTCTCAATGCCCGGCACCCCAACACCTAGtggaaaaaagaaaggaaagaggaaaaatgaaaatgtccaccTTGACATTTCATTAGAATCTAAGAAGACGAAAAAGGAGGCAGATGAAGAGAAGGCaggtaaaaagaaaaaggccaaggaaaataataaatctAAGTCAAAGGTGAAGAAAGCAGAGACAACGAAGGAAAATGGAGTGGAAAAAAGTAAAAAGGAAATTAAGTCGAAACTGGAGACAATAAGTACAGAGAGTAAGGTTAAGAAAAAAActgagaagaagaagaagaaaccTGAGAAGATATGCAAGGACAATGAGATGGAAAAAGAACTGAAAATCAAGAAACCAGAGGAGGTAAGTAAGGAGAACGAGAATGAAGTagaaaagaagaggaagaaaaagaagaagaaaaaaacagacgAGAcgaatgagacagagaaagaactaGAAAAACATAAGAAAAAAGAGAAGACCAAAGTAAACAGCTTTGACCAGGATTTACCACCTCCATCCACCACAGTAGTACCTCATCTGCAAACAGAGAAGAAAA AGAAGAAGCTGAAGCTTTCAGAGAAGACTGCAGTGAGTGAGATACTGGTCAGTCCCGTCCAAGACCTGCCTGTACAAGACCCTCCAGCCCCCACAGAGACCCTTTCTAAAAAG aAGAAGAAATAA
- the LOC105025202 gene encoding nucleolar protein dao-5 isoform X6: protein MPSNKNYSSNQQLNRLIYLHLKENGFLKAAEELKKHVKKDKASEALPNSLLDIYNKWFEDASKSTKTSPEPDSSKLKKASQTDTKSSTGSSISEEEETTRFKASQAPKILSPEKSKAVVQSAPGEIPTVEESSGYSEDSGTEETLPQKTHLTPQHNHDSAAKVKALSEVVPSFPNRKVAESSDTANSSESDDESQSLLPQNTTSTTRLNPAKPTAVATPTKSKSSTNETLSNRSSESEVETAVKTLTTPGKQHTAKSSPAATTATTPKVPSAMPQKATSTAKKKAPLATPVKPVIAPTPNKTPASKDSVDSSDSSSDSEDEGPAAKTVVTPAKTAKQTKAVSVATPTKATATAAVTAKTTTPESSSDSSGSTDSEEESPQATTPKVPSAMPQKATSTAKKKAPLATPVKPVIAPTPNKTPASKDSVDSSDSSSDSEDEGPAAKTVVTPAKTAKQTKAVSVATPTKATATAAVTAKTTTPESSSDSSGSTDSEEESPQATTPKVPSAMPQKATSTAKKKAPLATPVKPVIAPTPNKTPASKDSVDSSDSSSDSEDEGPAAKTFATQDKTSMLTKAATVATPTKATPTATVAAKTTTPESSSDSSGSTDSEEESPAVKTVATPAKPAKQTKTATVATPSKTKATAPVTAKTTTPESSSDSSGSTDSEEESPAVTTATTPKVPSAMPQKATSTAKKKAPLATPVKPVIAPTPNKTPASKDSVDSSDSSSDSEDEGPAASPTAKRRSSPCENLSADKTPAATAHSAATPKGKKVTSKDKKATLTKKAQALTPSAKRKRGKEKPEDTTIKSKKRKLSHTQPETVIRADMPLTLSISPTGEDESSSDSDLDVEKWKRLALQLSDTDIAKMDAITALKTVPSPTSPAKKIGVLKKPRAKAALKTPKPRASPAKQVNTTKEKEGGIEQNGKTKTQPKPRKAKSSRAVKDTPPMASAQLMFPIGQADDNNNTADLTTIELQPSLSMPGTPTPSGKKKGKRKNENVHLDISLESKKTKKEADEEKAGKKKKAKENNKSKSKVKKAETTKENGVEKSKKEIKSKLETISTESKVKKKTEKKKKKPEKICKDNEMEKELKIKKPEEVSKENENEVEKKRKKKKKKKTDETNETEKELEKHKKKEKTKVNSFDQDLPPPSTTVVPHLQTEKKKKKLKLSEKTAVSEILVSPVQDLPVQDPPAPTETLSKKKKK from the exons ATGCCTTCAAATAAGAACTATAGTTCAAATCAACAACTGAATCGTTTGATCTACCTGCATTTAAAAGAGAACGGATTCCTAAAAGCTGCAGAAGAACTGAAGAAACATGTGAAGAAG GACAAGGCATCGGAAGCTTTGCCAAATTCACTACTGGACATCTACAATAAATGGTTTGAAGA TGCGTCCAAGAGCACAAAGACGAGCCCAGAACCGGATTCATCTAAATTAAAAAAGGCCAGCCAAACAGACACCAAAAGCAGCACAGGTAGCTCGATTTCAGAAGAGGAAGAAACAACACGTTTTAAAG CCTCCCAGGCCCCAAAGATTTTGAGCCCAGAGAAGAGCAAGGCTGTGGTACAGAGTGCTCCTGGAGAGATCCCCACAGTGGAGGAGAGCTCAGGATATTCTGAAGACTCAGGAACTGAAGAGACACTGCCACAG AAAACCCATTTGACACCCCAACACAATCACGATTCCGCTGCAAAGGTCAAGGCCTTGTCTGAGGTCGTTCCGTCATTCCCGAACAGGAAAGTGGCAGAGAGCTCCGACACTGCCAACAGCTCAGAGAGTGACGATGAAAGCCAGAGTTTGCTTCCACAG AATACCACCTCAACAACAAGGCTCAACCCTGCCAAACCAACAGCTGTTGCCACTCCCACcaagtccaagtcaagcacCAATGAAACGCTTTCTAATCGTTCCTCAGAAAGTGAAGTGGAAACAGCGGTG AAAACATTGACGACACCAGGGAAACAACATACAGCAAAATCAAGTCCAGCTGCG ACAACAGCTACAACACCTAAAGTTCCATCAGCGATGCCACAGAAAGCAACATCAACAGCCAAGAAGAAAGCCCCCTTGGCTACTCCAGTTAAACCAGTGATTGCTCCTACTCCAAACAAGACTCCAGCTAGTAAGGATTCTGTTGATAGCAGTGATTCTTCATCCGACAGTGAAGACGAGGGACCAGCAGCG AAAACAGTTGTAACACCAGCTAAAACTGCAAAACAGACTAAAGCAGTGTCTGTTGCCACTCCAACCAAGGCCACGGCAACAGCCGCTgtcacagccaagacaacaacaCCAGAGTCTTCTAGTGACAGTAGTGGTTCTACAGACAGCGAAGAGGAAAGTCCCCAGGCTACAACACCTAAAGTTCCATCAGCGATGCCACAGAAAGCAACATCAACAGCCAAGAAGAAAGCCCCCTTGGCTACTCCAGTTAAACCAGTGATTGCTCCTACTCCAAACAAGACTCCAGCTAGTAAGGATTCTGTTGATAGCAGTGATTCTTCATCCGACAGTGAAGACGAGGGACCAGCAGCG AAAACAGTTGTAACACCAGCTAAAACTGCAAAACAGACTAAAGCAGTGTCTGTTGCCACTCCAACCAAGGCCACGGCAACAGCCGCTGTCACAGCCAAGACTACAACACCAGAGTCTTCTAGTGACAGTAGTGGTTCTACAGACAGCGAAGAGGAAAGTCCCCAGGCTACAACACCTAAAGTTCCATCAGCGATGCCACAGAAAGCAACATCAACAGCCAAGAAGAAAGCCCCCTTGGCTACTCCAGTTAAACCAGTGATTGCTCCTACTCCAAACAAGACTCCAGCTAGTAAGGATTCTGTTGATAGCAGTGATTCTTCATCCGACAGTGAAGACGAGGGACCAGCAGCG aaaacatttgcgACACAAGATAAAACCAGTATGCTAACTAAAGCAGCAACTGTTGCCACTCCAACCAAGGCCACGCCAACAGCCACTGTTGCAGCCAAGACAACAACACCAGAATCATCTAGTGACAGTAGTGGTTCTACAGACAGCGAAGAGGAAAGTCCAGCAGTG AAAACCGTTGCAACCCCAGCTAAACCTGCAAAACAGACTAAAACGGCGACTGTTGCCACTCCAAGCAAGACCAAGGCAACAGCCCCTGTCACAGCCAAGACTACAACACCAGAATCATCTAGTGACAGTAGTGGTTCTACAGACAGCGAAGAGGAAAGTCCAGCAGTG ACAACAGCTACAACACCTAAAGTTCCATCAGCGATGCCACAGAAAGCAACATCAACAGCCAAGAAGAAAGCCCCCTTGGCTACTCCAGTTAAACCAGTGATTGCTCCTACTCCAAACAAGACTCCAGCTAGTAAGGATTCTGTTGATAGCAGTGATTCTTCATCCGACAGTGAAGACGAGGGTCCTGCAGCA TCACCCACAGCTAAACGGAGGAGTAGCCCGTGTGAAAACCTCTCAGCTGACAAAACTCCAGCTGCTACAGCACATTCTGCTG CCACACCTAAAGGAAAGAAGGTGACTTCAAAAGACAAGAAAGCGACATTAACTAAAAAAGCACAG GCCTTAACCCCATCCGCCAAAAGGAAAAGGGGCAAAGAGAAACCAGAGGACACGACCATTAAGAGCAAAAAGAGGAAGCTCTCCCATACTCAGCCTGAGACTGTCATTAGGGCTGATATGCCTCTGACACTTTCTATTTCTCCTACTGGGGAAGATGAATCAAGCTCGGATTCGGATCTGGACGTGGAGAAGTGGAAGAGACTGGCACTGCAACTGTCAG ACACTGACATCGCCAAGATGGATGCCATCACAGCTCTGAAAACTGTACCTTCTCCCACCTCTCCAGCGAAGAAAATAGGAGTACTGAAGAAGCCCAGGGCTAAAGCTGCACTGAAGACACCGAAACCTAGGGCTAGTCCTGCTAAACAGGTCAACACCACAAAAGAGAAGGAAGGTGGGATTGAACAGAATGGGAAGACCAAGACACAACCAAAACCTAGGAAAGCCAAGTCTAGTAGAGCCGTGAAGGACACACCTCCCATGGCATCAGCCCAACTGATGTTCCCCATAGGCCAAGCAGATGACAATAATAATACAGCTGACCTAACGACTATAGAACTTCAACCGTCACTCTCAATGCCCGGCACCCCAACACCTAGtggaaaaaagaaaggaaagaggaaaaatgaaaatgtccaccTTGACATTTCATTAGAATCTAAGAAGACGAAAAAGGAGGCAGATGAAGAGAAGGCaggtaaaaagaaaaaggccaaggaaaataataaatctAAGTCAAAGGTGAAGAAAGCAGAGACAACGAAGGAAAATGGAGTGGAAAAAAGTAAAAAGGAAATTAAGTCGAAACTGGAGACAATAAGTACAGAGAGTAAGGTTAAGAAAAAAActgagaagaagaagaagaaaccTGAGAAGATATGCAAGGACAATGAGATGGAAAAAGAACTGAAAATCAAGAAACCAGAGGAGGTAAGTAAGGAGAACGAGAATGAAGTagaaaagaagaggaagaaaaagaagaagaaaaaaacagacgAGAcgaatgagacagagaaagaactaGAAAAACATAAGAAAAAAGAGAAGACCAAAGTAAACAGCTTTGACCAGGATTTACCACCTCCATCCACCACAGTAGTACCTCATCTGCAAACAGAGAAGAAAA AGAAGAAGCTGAAGCTTTCAGAGAAGACTGCAGTGAGTGAGATACTGGTCAGTCCCGTCCAAGACCTGCCTGTACAAGACCCTCCAGCCCCCACAGAGACCCTTTCTAAAAAG aAGAAGAAATAA